In Melioribacteraceae bacterium 4301-Me, a genomic segment contains:
- a CDS encoding MBL fold metallo-hydrolase, which yields MRKNKYYYKNQYPLVWQKDDFFIKIYSSTPNVATGILLTTKNSTFVIDPGDGILRDLNKDVGTKTIMKISDIFISHGHHDHIGGIWSLLTYLSVLRRKEPLKIYYPKGCIEIESIYKAFTDVYSKELSYKISLIKIDNQKPFVRKSIRIKPFKVNHREPTDDGSSSIAVPSLGYKFFYNNKSICYGGDTAYCDNLLQNAKNSDLAIIEAGAETEESSDLHMTISQAMQIGKLAKKYFLVHLPE from the coding sequence ATGAGAAAAAATAAATACTACTATAAAAACCAGTATCCATTAGTTTGGCAAAAAGACGACTTTTTCATTAAAATTTACAGCTCAACTCCTAATGTTGCCACAGGAATTCTACTGACCACAAAAAATTCCACCTTCGTTATTGACCCGGGCGATGGCATTTTACGAGATTTGAATAAAGATGTGGGCACCAAAACCATTATGAAAATCTCGGATATTTTTATTAGTCATGGACATCACGACCATATTGGAGGAATTTGGTCGCTGCTTACTTACCTTTCAGTCCTTAGAAGAAAAGAACCACTTAAAATTTATTATCCAAAAGGTTGCATTGAAATTGAAAGTATATACAAGGCTTTTACTGATGTTTACTCCAAAGAATTATCATATAAGATTTCTTTGATTAAAATTGATAACCAGAAACCCTTTGTAAGAAAATCTATAAGAATAAAACCTTTTAAAGTAAATCACCGTGAACCTACAGATGATGGTTCATCTTCAATTGCCGTCCCATCCTTAGGCTATAAATTTTTTTACAACAACAAGTCAATTTGCTACGGCGGAGATACAGCTTATTGTGATAACTTGTTACAAAATGCTAAAAACTCTGATTTAGCAATAATTGAGGCTGGAGCTGAAACCGAAGAGTCATCCGACCTACACATGACAATTAGTCAAGCAATGCAAATTGGCAAGTTGGCTAAAAAATATTTCTTAGTACATTTACCTGAATAA
- a CDS encoding M28 family peptidase codes for MKKLFIAFLLIYTTSSAIAQKNWYNPQITPKDIKAHIFYIASDEFKGRFTGSKEIKIVGNYIKKQFESYGLKPLFNNSYFQEFPFIEKLTLTKNNTFSITGYKSLKLHENYITAPFSGKAELTAELVFAGYGISAPKLNYDDYDGIDVKGKVVIVMRYNPEHDSSTSQFDSYSSFRKKAANAKDKGAAGIIFVNGFFPKDDKDELMQLRYDGAPGMKDFAVLNVKRNIIDELFKKNGVDLSELQTKIDKEKKPASFYIDKKFNAIIKTEVREIQNYGRNVAGFLEGNDPKLKKEYIVIGAHYDHLGIDQMKYASMYKGDKPQIHNGADDNASGTCGVLELAEKFSSLKDQLKRSLIFIAFSGEELGILGSTYFVNNPPFSTDKIAAMLNMDMIGRLNEKNELTIIGTGTSTNWKNLLNKYNKYNFELKFSEAGTGGSDHQAFTNKNIPVLFFFTGMHSDYHKPTDDPEKINLNGEANVVNYVYDIAYSIDTVSNRPDFVKVEEPKMRGTGNTKVSVGTIPEFGYNGNGYKISGVTEGGAAQKAGMKGGDIIIKFGNKEVNNIYDFMYAIEKYNPGDSVDVIIIRDGKEIKLKLELQAK; via the coding sequence ATGAAAAAGCTGTTCATTGCTTTCTTGTTAATTTATACTACTTCGTCTGCAATAGCTCAAAAAAATTGGTACAACCCCCAAATTACACCAAAAGATATTAAAGCTCATATTTTTTACATTGCTTCTGATGAGTTTAAAGGAAGATTTACTGGCTCTAAAGAAATAAAAATTGTAGGGAACTACATAAAAAAACAATTTGAGTCATACGGTTTAAAACCCCTTTTCAACAATAGCTACTTTCAAGAATTTCCTTTTATTGAAAAATTAACATTAACAAAAAATAATACCTTCTCAATTACAGGTTATAAATCACTAAAATTACACGAAAATTACATTACAGCACCCTTTTCTGGCAAAGCAGAATTAACTGCAGAATTAGTCTTTGCAGGCTACGGAATATCTGCACCCAAGCTAAATTATGATGATTACGATGGAATTGATGTGAAAGGCAAAGTTGTAATTGTGATGCGCTATAACCCAGAACACGATAGTTCAACCAGTCAATTTGATTCATACTCATCTTTTCGAAAAAAAGCAGCCAATGCAAAAGATAAAGGCGCTGCAGGAATCATTTTCGTAAATGGATTTTTCCCAAAAGACGACAAAGACGAATTGATGCAACTTCGATACGATGGCGCGCCTGGTATGAAAGACTTTGCCGTATTAAATGTAAAGAGAAATATTATTGATGAACTATTTAAAAAAAATGGAGTTGACCTTTCTGAACTGCAAACAAAAATTGATAAGGAGAAAAAACCTGCTTCTTTTTACATTGATAAAAAATTCAACGCAATTATTAAAACAGAAGTTCGTGAAATTCAAAATTATGGAAGAAACGTTGCTGGTTTTCTTGAAGGGAATGACCCAAAACTAAAAAAAGAATATATAGTTATTGGAGCACACTACGACCACTTGGGCATAGACCAAATGAAATATGCATCGATGTATAAAGGCGATAAACCCCAAATTCATAATGGCGCTGATGATAATGCTTCGGGCACATGCGGCGTTTTGGAATTAGCTGAAAAGTTTTCTTCACTAAAAGATCAACTAAAACGAAGCCTTATTTTTATTGCTTTTTCTGGCGAAGAATTGGGAATTCTTGGTTCTACATATTTTGTAAATAATCCTCCCTTTTCAACTGATAAAATTGCAGCAATGCTAAATATGGATATGATTGGCAGGCTAAATGAAAAAAATGAATTGACTATAATTGGTACAGGCACTTCGACTAATTGGAAAAATTTATTAAACAAATACAATAAATATAATTTTGAGTTAAAATTCAGTGAAGCTGGTACTGGCGGCAGCGACCATCAAGCATTTACAAACAAAAATATACCTGTATTATTCTTTTTTACTGGCATGCACTCCGATTATCATAAACCTACGGACGACCCGGAAAAAATAAACTTAAATGGTGAAGCGAACGTAGTTAACTACGTTTATGATATAGCCTACTCAATAGATACTGTAAGCAACCGACCTGATTTTGTAAAAGTAGAAGAACCTAAAATGAGAGGCACAGGGAATACTAAAGTTTCTGTGGGTACAATACCAGAATTTGGTTATAATGGCAATGGATATAAAATATCAGGTGTAACTGAGGGTGGAGCAGCACAAAAAGCTGGAATGAAAGGTGGCGATATTATAATAAAGTTTGGGAATAAAGAAGTAAACAATATTTATGATTTTATGTACGCAATTGAAAAATATAATCCAGGTGACTCTGTAGACGTAATAATAATTAGAGATGGAAAAGAAATAAAGCTAAAACTTGAACTGCAGGCGAAATGA
- a CDS encoding protein O-mannosyl-transferase family, with protein MNLKIIRRSLGAIVFFASLITYYLTVQPSVSFWDCGEYLATAYRLQIPHPPGAPLFLLIARLFSMLPIAENIAFRMNLISVIASAAAVLILYLVIIKVIQNYYGKEYKTFKEGVVLYVSAAIGSLAFAFAYITWWNAVETEVYATNTFVFAAIVYLMLLWNERADQIDSEKFILLIAYLVGLSTSLRLMGALTTISIVMLIMFRKYVDDYNELKKTINYLLIHLGILLLLALILWGSQTQTTPPYPDDYKAFDTKFAMFMIAASAVFIGVFWKKLIHHNSIYVILFTGSVLLTLIYPGIVRYLPNLISNLSGGTNNFAAIIWIAIFLGLLSYGIYYSVKNDKKTLGLLLKSFLLIFLGFMSYGVIIIRSNLNPPINENAPSTFKELVTYLNREQYGEWPVFQRRYSTDENQAGIYTNYSSDLDFLWNYQMNHMMTRYILWNFAGRESWDQDSGVNVWPFNSIASIIGKLFGLRFAGEPSKSYFGIPFLIGLIGLYYHFKRDWKMASVFLVLFIMITYITAYYQNQQEPQPRERIKFYGTMCFMFGIWISIGLHNLIELLQQKVKNESIQKLAPVIVLGLGFVFIPLRMYTSNYHEQDRSKDWVPWDYAYNLLQSVAPNAVLFTNGDNDTFPLWYLQEVEGVRQDVRVACLSLINTPWYIKQLKYESPHGSMKVDMDITDREIDNIGPIRWEPQTIEIPVTPEDYKKFGITDTSITNKGKITFTMKNTLTFGNIKAIRNQDIAVLATVKGTRWKRPIYFATTCSDDSRIGLDDYLRLEGMAYRLVPFKSKSRGDFVDDTLMWKNMIEENPGYSKTYKPGFKYRGLNDSTIYFDDNHTRMLQNYRTLFLRLAYSFLDKNEKQKTIQVLNTMQEKMPTNVIPMDYRLMFDMSNFYLEAGDTVKYKSIARKVEQEAIKAMEKNPRNVASFYSPYSILLRIYDNLKEYEKAKGVLLKLQVMFPSDNSIKNLIIHYDSLSQKQKSK; from the coding sequence ATGAATTTGAAAATAATTAGAAGATCGCTTGGAGCAATTGTCTTTTTTGCTTCATTAATTACGTATTATTTAACAGTTCAACCCTCGGTTTCTTTTTGGGATTGTGGAGAATATTTAGCTACTGCATACAGGCTGCAAATTCCTCACCCGCCAGGTGCACCTTTATTCCTTTTAATAGCAAGATTATTTTCTATGCTGCCAATAGCAGAAAATATAGCTTTTAGAATGAATCTAATATCAGTTATTGCAAGTGCTGCAGCTGTCTTAATTCTGTATTTAGTAATTATAAAGGTAATTCAAAATTACTATGGCAAAGAATATAAAACTTTTAAAGAGGGAGTAGTTCTGTATGTCTCAGCTGCTATAGGTTCTTTGGCTTTTGCTTTTGCATATATTACATGGTGGAATGCAGTAGAAACAGAAGTATATGCTACCAATACTTTTGTCTTTGCAGCAATAGTATATTTAATGTTACTATGGAACGAAAGGGCAGATCAAATCGATAGTGAAAAATTTATATTGCTTATTGCTTATCTGGTAGGCTTATCTACAAGCTTAAGGTTAATGGGTGCCTTAACTACAATTTCTATCGTTATGCTTATTATGTTCAGAAAGTATGTTGATGATTATAACGAATTAAAAAAGACAATAAATTATTTGCTAATTCATTTAGGGATACTGCTCTTATTAGCTTTAATATTATGGGGAAGTCAAACACAAACGACCCCGCCATATCCCGATGATTACAAAGCTTTTGATACAAAATTTGCAATGTTCATGATTGCTGCATCTGCAGTCTTTATTGGCGTGTTCTGGAAAAAGCTGATACATCATAATTCAATTTATGTGATTTTATTTACAGGCAGTGTGCTGCTTACACTAATCTATCCTGGTATAGTACGTTATCTCCCAAATTTGATATCTAATTTGTCGGGCGGAACAAATAACTTTGCTGCAATAATATGGATTGCAATTTTTCTTGGCTTGTTGTCTTATGGCATTTATTATAGTGTAAAGAATGATAAGAAAACATTAGGATTGTTATTAAAATCCTTTCTTTTAATTTTCTTGGGATTTATGTCCTACGGCGTAATAATTATACGCTCTAATTTAAATCCACCTATAAATGAAAACGCACCAAGTACTTTTAAAGAATTGGTTACTTATCTAAATCGTGAGCAATACGGTGAATGGCCTGTTTTTCAAAGGAGGTATTCAACTGATGAAAATCAAGCTGGAATCTATACCAACTACTCAAGCGACTTAGATTTTCTTTGGAATTACCAAATGAATCACATGATGACTCGTTATATACTATGGAACTTTGCAGGTAGAGAATCATGGGATCAAGATTCTGGTGTGAACGTATGGCCTTTTAATTCTATCGCTTCAATAATTGGTAAATTATTTGGGCTGCGTTTTGCCGGGGAACCTTCTAAATCTTATTTCGGAATACCTTTCCTTATTGGATTAATAGGATTGTACTACCACTTTAAGCGCGATTGGAAGATGGCTTCAGTCTTTTTAGTTTTATTTATAATGATTACTTACATAACTGCTTATTACCAAAATCAACAAGAGCCACAGCCACGCGAAAGAATTAAATTTTATGGTACAATGTGTTTTATGTTCGGAATTTGGATTTCAATAGGATTGCACAATCTTATTGAATTGTTACAGCAAAAGGTAAAAAATGAATCGATACAGAAATTAGCACCAGTTATTGTGCTTGGTCTCGGCTTTGTTTTCATACCTTTACGTATGTATACATCTAATTATCATGAACAAGATAGGTCTAAAGATTGGGTGCCGTGGGATTATGCTTACAACTTATTGCAAAGTGTTGCTCCTAACGCAGTTCTATTTACTAACGGCGATAATGACACTTTTCCACTTTGGTATTTACAAGAAGTTGAAGGCGTGCGCCAAGATGTAAGAGTAGCATGCCTAAGTTTGATTAACACTCCTTGGTATATTAAACAACTTAAGTATGAGTCGCCGCATGGCTCTATGAAAGTAGATATGGATATTACTGATAGAGAAATTGATAATATTGGTCCGATTAGATGGGAACCACAAACTATCGAAATTCCAGTTACGCCTGAAGATTACAAAAAATTTGGCATTACAGATACTTCTATAACAAATAAAGGTAAAATAACCTTTACAATGAAGAACACTTTAACTTTTGGTAATATTAAAGCAATTAGAAATCAAGATATTGCAGTTTTGGCAACTGTAAAAGGAACGCGCTGGAAAAGACCAATTTACTTTGCAACTACTTGCAGTGATGACAGCAGAATTGGTTTGGATGATTATCTTAGGCTTGAAGGAATGGCATACAGGTTAGTACCATTTAAGAGTAAATCAAGAGGCGACTTTGTGGATGATACACTTATGTGGAAAAATATGATTGAAGAAAATCCTGGCTACAGTAAAACATATAAACCCGGCTTTAAATATCGTGGATTAAATGACAGTACAATATACTTTGATGATAACCACACTCGTATGCTTCAGAACTATAGGACTTTATTCCTCAGATTGGCATACAGCTTTTTAGATAAGAACGAAAAGCAAAAAACTATCCAAGTATTGAATACCATGCAAGAAAAAATGCCTACTAATGTTATTCCAATGGATTATAGGCTTATGTTTGATATGTCCAATTTTTATTTAGAAGCAGGCGATACTGTAAAGTATAAAAGTATTGCTCGGAAAGTGGAACAAGAGGCTATTAAAGCAATGGAAAAGAACCCTCGTAATGTTGCTTCTTTTTACAGTCCATATAGTATTCTGCTGAGAATTTATGATAATCTAAAGGAATATGAAAAAGCAAAGGGCGTTTTACTGAAGCTTCAGGTGATGTTTCCATCAGATAATAGTATTAAGAATTTAATAATACATTACGATAGTTTAAGTCAGAAACAAAAAAGTAAATGA